A genomic segment from Spinacia oleracea cultivar Varoflay chromosome 3, BTI_SOV_V1, whole genome shotgun sequence encodes:
- the LOC110801984 gene encoding uncharacterized protein encodes MENNNENIIKGSELMVKLNLTNFLEWQDKLVEVVKLNGIEYALFYPLPSYYARDMTPERHAACDANLQKVMSLMLSNIPNDCHRRGRSRQRSLHPLDLELERTLRRLRRVRTRSSSHNRFESLSVGVEQEESEQTFGTMALPVKNLGIPGAFEATCGIQAPTTNNNNFEIKPALINLVQSHPFCGKSNESPHEHLKQYEHYCDTIKHNGVTSDYVRLTQFRFSLLGRASDWLDKEVKPNSLRTWNEVTSVFSSKFYSHGKTAEYRHKIQSFEQKRDESVFEAWDRFKEYQRECPHHGIPKWLLLQTFYLGLSPTSKTSLDAGAGGPIMNKTEDQIEQIIEYVVQNYQAWHVGARDYDSKGRNDDGKGSVYAMEQARIIEKLSSRLEKLESTPSQPPSPSIIPPPSATLLTKGKSKVSSYDTMPPGTSFCDNYQDFGHFPNDCPLVHNVSYVDYNPSCEGDFDMEYAHALNERSRNDNPNNQNFARQAPRGPPMYGSYQGYGQGAQLANTIKEHHAHTSLPPQSQVPKQMNAIVTRSGRILDDVPRANKVSKSNAKDQEGVVESSDNDVVEEEPPIDDVGDTPIPKEATLLPLPTPKHPYPQRFIRHKLDVQFSKFLDVLRKLHITIPFTDVLKQIPTYSRFLKEILSGKRDCDVKETVNLTENYSAIILNQTPPKLKDPGSFSIPYAIKKLEISNALCDLGASVSLMPYLVFTKLEVGDLVPTNITLQLVDRSVKYPIGKIEDVPLRVGGFVIPVDFVVLDIDEDVHVPIILGRPFLATAGAIIDVKQGKFTLKVGKDSFFLT; translated from the exons atggaaaacaacaatgaaAACATCATTAAGGGTTCTGAACTTATGGTCAAGttaaacctaacaaattttcttgaatggcaaGACAAGCTGGTTGAAGTAGTGAAACTCAATGGCATTGAGTATGCACTGTTCTACCCCTTGCCAAGCTATTATGCAAGagacatgactcctgaaagacaCGCCGCCTGTGATGCGAATCTCCAGAAGgtcatgagtctcatgctgagcaACATCCCTAACGATTGtcatagaag AGGTCGATCACGTCAAAGGTCtctccatcctcttgaccttgaattggagaggacactAAGGAGATTAAGGCGCGTTCGAACTCGCTCGTCAAGCCACAACCGGTTTGAATCCTTGAGTGTAGGCGTGGAACAAGAAGAAAGTGAGCAAACCTTTGGAACCATGGCGCTCCCGGTCAAGAATTTGGGTATACCGGGAGCATTTGAGGCCACATGTGGTATCCAAGCTCCCACaaccaataataataacttCGAAATCAAACCCGCTTTGATTAACTTGGTTCAAAGCCATCCTTTTTGTGGGAAGAGCAACGAGTCACCACACGAGCACCTAAAGCAATACGAACATTATTGTGAtacaatcaaacacaatggtgtGACCTCAGATTATGTGCGGTTGACGCAATttcgtttctctctccttgggCGAGCTagcgattggcttgacaaggaggtcaagccaaaTTCACTTCGCACTTGGAATGAAGTGACTAGCGTATTTTCGAGCAAGTTCTACTCTCATGGCAAGACGGCGGAGTATCGCCACAAAATTCAATCATTTGAGCAAAAGCGTGATGAATCGGTTTTTGAAGCTTGGGACCGATTCAAAGAATACCAAAGGGAGtgccctcaccatgggatcCCTAAGTGGTTGCTACTTCAAACCTTCTACTTGGGATTGAGCCCAACCTCCAAGACGAGTCTAGATGCGGGGGCGGGTGGTCCCATAATGAACAAGACCGAAGATCAAATCGAACAGATAATTGAGTATGTGGTCCAAAATTATCAAGCTTGGCACGTTGGTGCAAGGGACTATGATAGCAAGGGTAGGAATGATGATGGTAAAGGGTCGGTATATGCTATGGAGCAAGCTAGGATCATTGAGAAGCTTAGCTCGAGATTGGAAAAGCTAGAGAGCACACCAAGtcaaccaccatcaccatcaaTAATTCCACCGCCTTCGGCTACTCTTCTCACCAAGGGGAAGAGCAAGGTGAGTTCCTATGACACTATGCCTCCGGGCACATCTTTTTGTGATAATTATCAAGATTTTGGTCATTTCCCCAATGATTGTCCTTTGGTGCATAATGTGTCTTATGTGGATTACAACCCTTCTTGTGAAGGTGATTTTGATATGGAATATGCCCATGCTTTGAATGAGAGGTCTAGAAATGATAACCCCAATAATCAAAACTTTGCTAGGCAAGCACCTAGAGGCCCCCCTATGTATGGATCCtaccaaggctatggccaaggag CTCAACTTGCTAATACCATTAAGGAACATCATGCGCAtactagtctcccaccccaaagtCAAGTTCCAAAGCAAATGAATGCCAtagtgacaaggagtgggaGGATTTTAGATGATGTTCCTAGAGCTAATAAGGTTTCTAAGTCCAATGCGAAGGATCAAGAGGGAGTCGTTGAGTCTAGCGACAATGATGTGGTAGAAGAGGAGCCTCCCATCGATGATGTGGGTGATACTCCTATACCAAAAGAGGCAACTCTTCTACCTCTCCCCACTCCTAAACATCCCTATCCCCAAAGATTCATAAGGCACAAGTTAGATGTGCAATTCTCAAAATTCCTTGATGTTCTTCGAAAATTGCATATCACTATCCCCTTTACGGATGTGTTAAAACAAATTCCAACCTACTCAAGATTTCTTAAGGAAATATTGAGTGGGAAGCGAGATTGTGATGTAAAGGAGACGGTGAACCTCACCGAAAATTATAGTGCTATTATTCTTAACCAAACGCCACCCAAACTCAAAGACCCGGGTAGTTTCTCTATCCCTTATGCTATTAAGAagcttgaaataagcaatgcctTGTGTGATTTGGGTGCTAGTGTTAGTCTAATGCCTTATTTGGTGTTTACCAAGCTTGAAGTTGGTGATCTTGTCCCAACCAACATTACATTGCAACTTGTCGACCGTTCGGTCAAATACCCTATTGGCAAGATTGAGGATGTACCCTTGAGAGTTGGTGGATTTGTGATCCCCGTCGATTTTGTGGTCCTAGACATAGATGAGGACGTGCATGTCCCTATTATTCTTGGTCGCCCATTTTTGGCCACGGCGGGGGCCATTATTGATGTCAAGCAAGGGAAATTTACTTTGAAAGTTGGGAAGGATAGTTTTTTTTTGACTTGA